One Streptomyces sp. NBC_00223 genomic window carries:
- a CDS encoding AzlD domain-containing protein: MSTSADTWIAVGVTALGCYGVKLLGLSVPAGLLERPVVKRLAALVPIALLAALTALQTFGTTGLRLTVDARPAGLAAAAVALLLRAPFLVVVAAAVLVTAAVRAISGA, encoded by the coding sequence ATGAGCACCTCCGCGGACACCTGGATCGCCGTCGGTGTGACGGCACTGGGCTGCTACGGCGTCAAGCTGCTCGGCCTGTCCGTACCGGCCGGGCTGCTGGAACGACCGGTCGTGAAACGCCTCGCAGCCCTGGTACCGATCGCCCTGCTCGCCGCGCTGACCGCGCTTCAGACCTTCGGCACCACCGGGCTGCGGCTCACCGTCGACGCGCGGCCCGCAGGACTGGCCGCGGCGGCGGTGGCACTGCTGCTGCGAGCGCCCTTCCTCGTGGTCGTCGCGGCAGCGGTGCTGGTGACGGCGGCCGTACGGGCGATCTCCGGCGCATGA
- a CDS encoding DUF3046 domain-containing protein, with product MRLTIFWERMRAHFGETYADSFARDHVMSELGGRTVVQALEDGWEAKTVWRAVCVAMDVPASRR from the coding sequence ATGCGGTTGACGATTTTCTGGGAGCGGATGCGTGCGCACTTCGGTGAGACGTACGCCGATTCCTTCGCGCGTGACCATGTGATGTCCGAACTGGGCGGACGGACCGTCGTCCAGGCCCTGGAGGACGGCTGGGAGGCCAAGACCGTCTGGCGCGCGGTGTGTGTCGCGATGGACGTACCCGCCTCGCGGCGCTGA
- a CDS encoding AI-2E family transporter yields the protein MAGTEEPSDPASGGPDREPPPPRARMPRWLPRALVLTLALVACFQFAHWVFDRLVGLLVNILISFFCAVAIEPAVDWMARHRFRRGLATAVVMLGVLVAAAGFVLALGSLLVNQISTIVSNLPHYLDDVVRWINRTFHTHLDTGNLRDKVLHSDWVRSYLTHGASSVWGISTTVIGTVFQFFTVMLFTYYLAADGPRLRRTLCSMLPPARQAEVLRAWEIAVAKTGGYLYSRALMALISGIAHYILLQVLGVPYAPALAVWVGVVSQFVPTVGTYLAGALPILIAFTKDPWDALWVFCFVVVYQQFENYLLQPRITARTVDIHPAVAFGSVVAGTALLGAVGALIAIPVTATLQGFFTAYVRRYEVTDPRAV from the coding sequence GTGGCAGGAACCGAGGAGCCCTCCGACCCGGCCTCCGGCGGGCCGGACCGCGAGCCGCCCCCGCCGCGTGCCCGGATGCCCCGCTGGCTGCCCCGCGCGCTCGTCCTCACCCTCGCCCTCGTCGCCTGCTTCCAGTTCGCGCACTGGGTCTTCGACCGGCTCGTCGGTCTGCTCGTCAACATCCTCATCTCGTTCTTCTGCGCCGTCGCCATCGAGCCCGCCGTGGACTGGATGGCCAGGCACCGATTCCGGCGCGGACTCGCGACGGCCGTGGTCATGCTGGGGGTGCTGGTCGCCGCGGCGGGATTCGTCCTGGCCCTCGGCTCCCTCCTGGTGAACCAGATCAGCACCATCGTGAGCAATCTGCCGCACTACCTGGACGACGTGGTCCGCTGGATCAACCGGACCTTCCACACCCACCTCGACACCGGAAACCTCCGCGACAAGGTCCTGCACTCGGACTGGGTGCGCTCCTACCTGACGCACGGCGCGAGCAGTGTGTGGGGCATCTCCACCACCGTCATCGGCACGGTGTTCCAGTTCTTCACCGTGATGCTCTTCACCTACTACCTCGCCGCCGACGGACCGCGGCTGCGGCGCACCCTGTGCTCGATGCTGCCGCCCGCCCGCCAGGCCGAGGTGCTGCGCGCCTGGGAGATCGCGGTCGCCAAGACCGGCGGCTATCTCTACTCGCGCGCCCTGATGGCCCTGATCTCCGGCATCGCGCACTACATCCTGCTCCAAGTGCTCGGCGTGCCCTACGCGCCCGCCCTCGCGGTCTGGGTGGGCGTGGTCTCGCAGTTCGTGCCGACCGTCGGGACCTATCTGGCCGGCGCGCTGCCGATCCTCATCGCCTTCACCAAGGACCCGTGGGACGCGCTGTGGGTGTTCTGCTTCGTCGTGGTCTACCAGCAGTTCGAGAACTACCTGCTGCAGCCGCGGATCACCGCGCGGACCGTGGACATCCACCCGGCGGTCGCCTTCGGCTCGGTCGTGGCGGGAACAGCTCTGCTCGGCGCGGTCGGCGCGCTCATCGCGATCCCGGTGACCGCCACACTTCAGGGGTTCTTCACGGCCTATGTGCGGCGCTACGAGGTCACCGACCCGAGAGCCGTGTGA